The sequence TTACGAAAAGCAAGGGTTGTCCGGAAAGAGGAAAAACGGCAAGCATGGAACCGATATTCATAAAAGACCCGACTATGATGAGTGTGGTTATTCCCGACACTAAAAGTCCGCCAAATACATCAGGCGCGTGCCTGGCGATGTAAAATCCTCGCAGGCCAAAAGCCGTAAACAGAGCTATGAGAAAAAGTCCTCCTATAAATCCGAATTCTTCAGCCGCTACGGCGAAGATAGAGTCGCCGATGGGCTCCGGCAGGTAATTGAACTTTTGTACGCTTTGTCCGAATCCTCTGCCCCAGAGCCCGCCGGATCCGATAGCTATAAGCGACTGCTGTATTTGATAAGAAGAACCGCGCGGGTCATTTTCAGGATTTAGAAAAGTCGTGATGCGCGTCATGACATACGGCCTGCTCCAAGCCAAAAACGTCAAAGACAGTATTCCTATAAGAGCGATTATCAAAATATCCCTGATTTTTCCTCCGGCAAGAACAAACATTGTTACGGCTGTGACAAATATTGACACAAAGGTGCCCGTATCGGGCTGGCTTAAAAGGACTGCTCCAACAACGGCTATAAGACCGCAAAAAGGCAAAAGTCCGTATTTGAATGAACCGATTTCGCGATAAACTCCGGAAAGCCACGAAGCGAAATAAACAACAAAAGCCAGCTTCAGTATTTCAGCCGGTTGCAGACTTATGGGACCGAGAGAGAGCCATCTGGTCGCTCCGCCGTGTGAAAACCCTAACCTCGGTACGAAGACGAGCAAAGTTAAAAGTATTCCGAAGAGAAGGAAGTAAAAAGAATACTTTCGCCAAAGGCGATAAGGCACTCTCGAAGAGATAAAAGCGGCGATTGACCCGAAAATCAATCCGAAAAGAAACTGGTTAAAAATTATTTGCGAAAGAGAAGGTCCGTTCTCTCGCGTAAGAATTCCGAAAGAAGCGGACAAAAAAATAAA comes from bacterium and encodes:
- a CDS encoding putative peptidoglycan glycosyltransferase FtsW, producing MNSFLKPAGKVDKPFLFITSALVLFGFFIFLSASFGILTRENGPSLSQIIFNQFLFGLIFGSIAAFISSRVPYRLWRKYSFYFLLFGILLTLLVFVPRLGFSHGGATRWLSLGPISLQPAEILKLAFVVYFASWLSGVYREIGSFKYGLLPFCGLIAVVGAVLLSQPDTGTFVSIFVTAVTMFVLAGGKIRDILIIALIGILSLTFLAWSRPYVMTRITTFLNPENDPRGSSYQIQQSLIAIGSGGLWGRGFGQSVQKFNYLPEPIGDSIFAVAAEEFGFIGGLFLIALFTAFGLRGFYIARHAPDVFGGLLVSGITTLIIVGSFMNIGSMLAVFPLSGQPLLFVSHGGTALLIALFSTGIVLNISRYAKKPTANN